A section of the Cuniculiplasma divulgatum genome encodes:
- a CDS encoding glycosyltransferase: protein MKSDELCLPSTSSEPGASLPDARILSIAIVTHNREVKLRKLINSILESQQIVSRLSEIVIVDDSQRRTELGSDFPGVIDYVWVPDRIFITRAKNIAWRRTTAPLILFIDDDNIVNSDSVLHLLDIMQEYPGIGAVMPSVAYLNHPSRIWVYSAPFRQGRWSMNLMGRNTIENVIPDKDLLDTDALPNAFIIRRSVLISIRGFDEEFIYNNSCDLCQRIKEYGFEVYASTVSRFYHDVPPPDRKGYWADHVAADIKRAFPESRDWTLLMRKLHGINSIRSPLLYLHFIIWVLQVDLGMLLMRLSSREFIRINFSFLKGFIFGVKMKVSKFYRT, encoded by the coding sequence CCGATGCAAGGATCCTTTCCATTGCCATAGTGACGCACAACAGGGAGGTAAAGCTCCGGAAACTGATCAACTCAATACTGGAATCGCAGCAGATTGTTTCCAGGCTGTCAGAGATCGTAATAGTTGATGATTCCCAACGCAGGACAGAACTCGGTTCTGATTTTCCAGGTGTCATTGATTATGTGTGGGTTCCTGATCGTATATTTATAACCAGGGCGAAGAATATTGCATGGAGAAGGACAACAGCACCACTTATCCTGTTCATAGATGATGATAACATTGTCAACAGCGATTCTGTACTGCACCTTCTGGATATAATGCAGGAATATCCGGGAATTGGTGCAGTGATGCCTTCAGTGGCTTATCTCAACCATCCGTCACGCATATGGGTTTATTCAGCGCCATTTCGTCAGGGCAGATGGTCCATGAACCTTATGGGAAGAAATACAATTGAAAATGTGATTCCGGATAAGGATCTGCTGGATACGGATGCTCTTCCCAATGCTTTCATTATAAGACGGTCAGTCCTGATCTCCATACGGGGATTTGATGAGGAATTCATTTACAACAATTCATGTGATTTATGCCAGAGGATCAAGGAATACGGGTTTGAAGTGTACGCCTCCACAGTGTCAAGATTCTACCACGATGTCCCCCCTCCTGACCGGAAGGGGTACTGGGCGGATCATGTTGCTGCTGACATTAAAAGAGCATTTCCTGAATCCAGAGACTGGACTCTTCTGATGAGAAAGTTGCATGGGATTAACAGTATTCGATCTCCATTACTTTACCTGCATTTCATAATCTGGGTGCTTCAGGTTGATCTGGGCATGCTGTTGATGAGGCTCTCTTCAAGAGAATTCATCAGGATCAATTTCAGCTTCCTGAAAGGTTTTATTTTCGGAGTAAAAATGAAGGTCTCCAAATTTTACAGAACATAG